Proteins encoded in a region of the Nicotiana tomentosiformis chromosome 9, ASM39032v3, whole genome shotgun sequence genome:
- the LOC138898369 gene encoding uncharacterized protein, with the protein MSTPVGDSVVMYWVYRSCVMTFCGYKTRADLVLLDMADFEVILGRDWLSLYHDVLDFHAKIITLVMPELSQLEWRGSSIGTSSQVISFLKARHMIKKGCFFYLSYVRDTAMETPMIDLVPVVREFSDVFPYDLPGMPPDCDID; encoded by the coding sequence atgtccacaccagtgggtgattctgttgttatGTATTGGGTTTACCGATCCTGTGTtatgactttctgtggttataaGACCAGAGCGGATCTTGTGTTGCTCGATATGGcagactttgaggtcatcctgggtaGGGATTGGTTGTCTCTGTACCATGACGTTCTAGATTTCCATGCTAAGATTATTACCTTGGTAATGCCAGAGTTGTctcaattagagtggaggggttcatCTATCGGTACGtctagtcaggttatctctttcttgaaggctcgacatatgatcAAGAAGGGGTGTTTCTTCTATTTgtcttatgttcgggatactgctATGGAGACCCCCATGATCGATTTAGTGCCTGTGgtgcgggagttctccgatgtatttccttatgatctaccaggcatgccaccagattgtgATATAGATTGA